Proteins from one Leptospira johnsonii genomic window:
- the mtnC gene encoding acireductone synthase has translation MEEQNTELYLFDIEGTTTPIEFVHKVLFPYSVQNFITFFSETSAETGFAEELILASKNETEYTEEVSDSAESLTKFCKYLVSKDRKLGILKEIQGRIWKKGYESGELKSTIFPDVPPFLERIRKSGKRAAVYSSGSVEAQILIYRYCEAGDLTVYFESYFDTAVGGKKESTSYTKIAEKLSLLPGSILFFTDIKEEADAASEAGVRSIIVSRPGNHPQAEHDYRVIKNFEEILS, from the coding sequence TTGGAAGAACAAAACACCGAGTTATATTTATTTGATATAGAAGGGACAACTACGCCGATAGAATTCGTGCATAAGGTTTTATTCCCCTACTCGGTCCAAAACTTTATTACATTCTTCTCCGAAACCTCGGCGGAAACAGGCTTCGCCGAGGAACTCATCCTTGCTTCCAAAAACGAAACCGAATATACGGAAGAAGTTTCCGATTCCGCTGAGTCACTTACCAAATTCTGCAAATACTTAGTATCCAAAGATCGTAAATTAGGGATTTTGAAAGAGATCCAAGGAAGGATCTGGAAAAAGGGATACGAATCAGGAGAACTGAAAAGTACGATCTTCCCGGATGTCCCTCCCTTTCTGGAAAGGATCAGAAAATCAGGCAAACGTGCCGCGGTATATTCTTCAGGAAGTGTAGAAGCTCAGATCCTGATCTATAGATATTGCGAGGCAGGAGACCTAACGGTATATTTCGAAAGCTATTTCGACACAGCCGTTGGCGGAAAAAAAGAATCTACAAGTTACACTAAGATCGCCGAGAAACTTTCTTTACTACCAGGCTCTATCTTATTCTTCACAGACATAAAAGAAGAAGCGGATGCGGCTTCCGAAGCAGGAGTCCGGTCTATCATAGTTTCTCGTCCAGGGAATCATCCCCAGGCGGAACACGATTATCGAGTAATTAAGAATTTTGAAGAAATTCTAAGTTAA
- a CDS encoding tetratricopeptide repeat protein → MKFLLSSLCVFLLCSPVSLLFAGDPDLEKGIQLYKEKKNYDALGYLEKSLKKEKTGIAFYYRGNVKMNLQDYQEAISSYTEAYQLDYKRTDTLFNIACAYSLSKDYYSTLQTLALNYLKGERNLDRIKKNPDLKSFRNTNFYSLLLEVMEKPNGTPLNNVSDIKNFLKENGYSFIFYEYDTPSPGGISFGTKGHLSIMGGGGFNGAYVGGEWKLSEIGLEFRELGLVDTVTPFGTWVNGGDPSPIIRKENFVEKLGNNSGAAYYFVKKDLSKPWTVIRPNEIIMKSIHLEDVDPNTFDLNKIQIVHRIGKFTVYPNLKQ, encoded by the coding sequence ATGAAATTTCTCCTTTCTTCTCTTTGCGTTTTTCTTTTATGTTCTCCCGTATCACTTTTATTTGCTGGAGACCCGGATCTAGAAAAAGGAATCCAACTCTATAAAGAAAAGAAAAACTACGATGCCTTGGGATATTTAGAAAAATCGCTCAAGAAAGAAAAAACTGGGATCGCTTTCTACTACCGTGGTAATGTGAAGATGAATCTTCAAGATTATCAAGAAGCAATTTCCTCTTATACTGAAGCCTATCAATTGGATTATAAACGGACTGATACCTTATTCAATATTGCCTGTGCTTATTCTCTTTCAAAAGACTATTATTCTACGCTGCAAACACTTGCTCTTAATTATCTAAAAGGTGAGCGTAACTTAGATCGAATCAAAAAAAACCCTGATTTGAAATCCTTTCGAAATACGAATTTTTATTCTCTTCTCTTAGAAGTAATGGAAAAACCGAATGGTACACCATTAAATAATGTAAGCGATATTAAGAATTTCCTCAAAGAAAACGGATATTCCTTTATATTTTATGAATACGACACTCCATCTCCCGGAGGAATTTCTTTCGGAACAAAAGGGCATTTATCGATAATGGGAGGGGGAGGATTTAACGGCGCCTACGTAGGCGGAGAATGGAAACTTAGCGAAATAGGATTAGAATTTCGTGAACTGGGATTAGTTGATACAGTGACTCCTTTTGGCACTTGGGTCAATGGTGGAGATCCTAGTCCGATAATCCGTAAAGAAAACTTCGTGGAAAAGTTAGGCAATAATTCTGGCGCAGCATATTATTTTGTTAAGAAAGATCTATCTAAGCCTTGGACCGTGATTCGACCAAATGAGATCATAATGAAATCGATACATTTAGAAGATGTAGATCCAAACACGTTCGATTTAAATAAGATCCAGATAGTCCATAGAATCGGAAAATTCACGGTATATCCCAATTTGAAGCAATAA
- a CDS encoding tetratricopeptide repeat protein → MALTRPVLILFVLCVFSSSTFSREFVYAFRDVGMPKNSGKDGMPRKEKMVLVGETIMFDKVKPIEYEGKYKSFELGYDTRPDIVTVKVHYDPGIRPGQILYLIEKDFDHVTFKDGSIVGQIEVKSIFQTAFTGKQLRGVGYLGMAKEKVLTVAYPVSSELSGPALVERKTGDYHFTRDEIPEAIQSYRKAIRLDPMSPVPHYRLGILYLNEAGVDSKEPVCSGILPMSAGAEFSSAWKKRSRFDSDQDLIRFSREYVSFLNCKADQAPSFSKNSFVPEELERAQEVAREGFRLSKTDYELLIRSAETYYKLYVSYSSGKRPKGSVSPEEEPKLRNRQEKSWEIAQKLLKEAGLDNITDYRLHRLTSLLYGKRYLELSGGAKSTTISEEANFLRTKAIESIQAYKLHRPKNVPGDKDLLILEKDLGI, encoded by the coding sequence ATGGCCCTAACCCGACCTGTACTCATCCTATTTGTCCTTTGCGTTTTCTCCTCTTCTACATTCTCCAGAGAATTCGTGTATGCATTCCGAGATGTGGGAATGCCTAAAAACTCGGGAAAAGACGGAATGCCCAGAAAAGAAAAAATGGTCTTAGTCGGGGAGACAATTATGTTCGATAAGGTTAAACCTATCGAATACGAAGGGAAATACAAAAGTTTCGAATTAGGATACGATACCAGACCGGATATAGTCACAGTAAAAGTACATTACGATCCAGGAATTCGTCCGGGACAAATACTCTATTTGATCGAAAAAGATTTCGACCATGTAACTTTCAAAGACGGAAGTATCGTAGGGCAAATTGAAGTTAAATCCATCTTCCAAACCGCATTTACAGGAAAACAATTAAGAGGTGTAGGATATTTAGGAATGGCAAAGGAGAAGGTCCTAACTGTGGCCTATCCAGTCTCTTCCGAACTGAGCGGACCTGCATTAGTAGAACGTAAAACTGGGGATTATCATTTTACCAGAGATGAGATCCCGGAAGCAATCCAATCCTACCGTAAAGCGATCCGTTTGGATCCGATGTCCCCGGTCCCTCATTATAGATTAGGAATATTATATTTGAACGAGGCTGGAGTAGATTCCAAGGAGCCGGTATGTTCCGGTATTCTGCCGATGAGTGCAGGAGCGGAATTTTCTTCCGCATGGAAGAAAAGATCCAGATTCGATTCCGACCAAGACTTGATCCGATTCTCCAGAGAATATGTTTCCTTTTTGAATTGTAAAGCGGACCAGGCCCCCAGCTTTTCCAAGAACAGTTTTGTTCCGGAAGAATTAGAAAGAGCTCAAGAAGTCGCCAGAGAAGGATTCCGACTTTCTAAAACGGACTACGAACTTTTAATCAGAAGTGCAGAGACTTATTATAAGCTATATGTTTCTTATTCGTCCGGAAAAAGACCGAAAGGAAGTGTTTCACCGGAAGAAGAGCCTAAACTCAGAAATCGTCAGGAAAAATCCTGGGAGATCGCTCAAAAACTTTTAAAAGAAGCCGGACTAGATAATATCACAGACTATAGACTTCATCGATTGACTTCACTATTATATGGCAAGAGATATCTGGAACTTTCAGGTGGAGCAAAGTCTACAACGATCAGCGAAGAAGCAAACTTTTTGAGAACGAAGGCGATCGAGTCTATCCAAGCATATAAACTGCATAGACCTAAGAATGTTCCGGGAGATAAGGATCTTCTAATATTAGAAAAAGATCTTGGGATTTAG
- a CDS encoding putative glycoside hydrolase, which yields MRKPFSLFPILVLTAFPVCAEFTIPYPDNSKKKEIPVLESTPDVKTKPQSFSKEKEKKGEIRLSSRNVPEESEKEAPKEKLKKFFTRPANKGAYADRPKFYRGLYVNNSLVSDKSRKNEWESLLKDASDYGVNVLVIDLQPKTPSPEEISRIKDLGFYPVGRLVNFDGGLKTKYPSPERLNSILGYVRKACLSGFPEVQLDYIRYADVTDIDLSLKEKYNNINQIVNRIRGEANQCEKLPYLGADIFGRIPFNRDDQIGQKVENFAQLVDVIYPMLYPSHFYGQPGRIANPYQTVYDGLKNTRKRSLSTTKVVGWIQGFGMSLGPSGKSLKDYIKAQIEASVDSDSDGFIVWNIVGKYGDTFRAIEESIQSGKLKIED from the coding sequence GTGCGCAAACCGTTTTCACTTTTTCCTATCCTCGTTCTTACCGCTTTTCCGGTCTGTGCAGAGTTCACTATCCCATACCCTGACAATTCTAAGAAGAAAGAAATTCCTGTTTTAGAATCCACTCCGGACGTTAAAACCAAACCCCAATCTTTTTCCAAAGAAAAGGAGAAGAAAGGTGAGATACGACTTTCTTCCAGAAACGTTCCCGAGGAAAGCGAAAAGGAAGCTCCGAAAGAGAAACTTAAAAAGTTTTTTACAAGGCCAGCGAACAAGGGTGCTTATGCGGATCGTCCTAAATTCTATCGCGGTCTTTATGTGAATAATTCTTTAGTTTCGGATAAGTCCCGTAAGAATGAATGGGAGTCCTTATTAAAGGACGCTTCCGATTATGGTGTGAATGTTTTAGTGATCGATCTTCAACCTAAAACTCCTTCTCCCGAAGAGATCTCTCGTATCAAGGATTTGGGATTTTATCCGGTGGGAAGGCTTGTAAATTTCGACGGGGGGCTTAAGACTAAGTATCCAAGTCCGGAAAGATTGAATTCTATTTTAGGATATGTGAGAAAGGCTTGTCTTTCCGGATTTCCGGAAGTGCAATTGGATTATATACGTTATGCTGATGTTACCGATATCGATCTTTCCTTGAAGGAAAAATATAATAATATCAATCAGATAGTGAATCGGATCCGCGGAGAAGCCAATCAATGTGAGAAACTTCCTTATTTAGGTGCCGATATTTTCGGTAGAATTCCGTTCAACCGTGATGATCAGATCGGGCAAAAGGTGGAGAATTTCGCTCAGCTAGTGGATGTAATCTATCCTATGTTATATCCTTCTCATTTTTACGGCCAACCTGGTCGTATCGCAAATCCTTACCAAACTGTTTATGATGGTTTGAAGAATACTAGAAAAAGATCCTTATCGACTACAAAGGTGGTCGGATGGATCCAAGGTTTCGGAATGAGCCTTGGGCCCTCCGGTAAGTCTTTGAAGGATTATATCAAGGCTCAGATTGAAGCAAGCGTAGACAGTGATAGTGACGGTTTTATAGTTTGGAATATTGTGGGAAAATATGGAGATACTTTTCGAGCGATCGAGGAAAGTATTCAGAGTGGAAAACTGAAGATAGAAGACTAA
- a CDS encoding histone deacetylase family protein, producing the protein MKLGYAYDDTFLLHDTGTFHPESPQRLESILNRLHKTSYFKDMHWIKPNKLPLELIESVHNHRHRERFSVIQGKRGSFDGDTPYSESSFDAALLAAGSGVDLVNKIRSNEIESGIALVRPPGHHAETGRSMGFCLLNNIAITAGYLLTQGVEKVYILDWDVHHGNGTQEIFYDSDKVFFTSLHQYPYYPGTGSVHERGEGKGQNYTLNIPLAMGSGDKEYLHYFQETVVPSMLEFQPEYVLISAGFDGHKRDPLAGMNLSTNAFAEFTRLVLSATKQIGAKTVSFLEGGYDLDALAESVEAHIAVLAG; encoded by the coding sequence ATGAAACTCGGCTACGCCTATGACGATACGTTCTTATTGCATGATACCGGGACGTTCCATCCTGAATCCCCTCAAAGATTGGAATCTATACTCAATCGACTGCATAAGACCTCTTATTTTAAGGATATGCATTGGATAAAACCAAATAAACTGCCGTTAGAGCTGATCGAGTCAGTACATAATCATCGACATAGAGAAAGATTCTCCGTTATCCAAGGCAAAAGAGGAAGTTTCGACGGGGATACACCATATTCCGAATCTAGTTTTGACGCAGCGCTCTTGGCAGCAGGAAGCGGAGTGGACCTAGTGAATAAGATCAGATCAAACGAAATAGAATCTGGGATCGCGCTCGTCAGACCACCGGGACATCATGCAGAAACAGGCAGGTCCATGGGCTTTTGTTTATTGAATAATATAGCGATCACCGCAGGTTATCTACTAACCCAAGGAGTAGAAAAAGTTTATATACTTGATTGGGATGTACATCATGGAAATGGAACCCAGGAAATATTTTACGACTCGGACAAAGTATTCTTCACATCGCTCCACCAATATCCATATTATCCGGGAACAGGTTCAGTCCATGAAAGAGGAGAAGGAAAAGGCCAAAATTATACATTGAACATCCCATTAGCAATGGGATCAGGAGATAAAGAATACCTGCATTATTTCCAAGAAACAGTGGTACCTTCTATGTTGGAATTCCAACCGGAGTATGTATTAATCTCCGCGGGCTTTGATGGACATAAAAGAGATCCATTAGCAGGTATGAATCTAAGCACAAACGCGTTCGCGGAATTCACAAGATTAGTATTATCCGCAACAAAACAAATCGGCGCCAAAACAGTATCCTTTTTAGAAGGAGGTTATGACTTGGACGCCTTGGCCGAAAGTGTGGAAGCGCATATAGCAGTCCTCGCCGGATAG
- a CDS encoding tetratricopeptide repeat protein, protein MGRRTQTKLFVLVLLFGILTQSGWSEPLPNFGLKEKEAKTFFKRGLAYYNKGEFAAARENFIRALSIKPDFVHPKFFLSEAYYLSGDWQESLSELEQLESSNKLDLISKNRLDALRYRLGGGNRKDNLEYYKSIFGDDLRRFRFRNPADLAVDEEGYLYVVSFDTANVVKFDANGFAVENFKGSFGRNLEGPVGISIRGKSIFVADYAGDKIYEFDTRGSYVNRFGSTGKDPGSFHGPAGLYFTKEGFLYVSDMGNNRIQKLSRTGEPLQEIGVGILKQPAGIKVNNRGEIFVADRGNKRLVVFDHEGNFLKEINNPSFKKPRNLSIKDNRVVVADETAGLFIYDSISKTWSAFENFKDSKNTVRNFDQAFSVTFDYTGSMFVADFNRHRIESFSPKGQLSSNLDLIVERTISSDYPDISLVLHAKDRHGVPVKAIPRDSFRIYEMDNLSPLIGLTDMKKYNNRVSVSIVAENSQIVSNSYATIEKAIRPFLSEIRAEDKIQLLRSGRDTQTAYPFGKSMYDILKALRSFAPEEDSQIGKSLQKGITDLLDSLGPRAIIAIVSGKDSKAAFTQFSPTKIIRFAVSHDIPIYFLCLGENGESVSVYKEIAEKTGGKFLMIPSGGTEKNLRSWIDSKKDRRYLLSFKSRINPDGMDVYVPVVVEAIFRNSNGKAETGFFTP, encoded by the coding sequence ATGGGGAGACGTACGCAAACAAAACTTTTCGTTTTAGTCCTACTCTTTGGAATTCTCACCCAATCCGGATGGTCCGAGCCCTTACCCAATTTCGGACTAAAAGAAAAAGAAGCTAAGACATTCTTCAAACGAGGCCTTGCCTATTACAACAAGGGAGAATTCGCTGCGGCCAGAGAGAATTTCATCCGTGCTCTATCCATCAAACCTGATTTTGTTCATCCCAAGTTCTTTCTGTCGGAAGCATATTATCTCAGCGGAGATTGGCAAGAAAGTCTTTCCGAATTAGAACAATTAGAATCTTCTAATAAACTCGATCTGATCAGTAAAAATCGTTTAGACGCATTAAGATACAGACTCGGTGGCGGAAATAGAAAAGATAATTTAGAATATTATAAATCTATTTTCGGAGACGATCTGCGAAGATTCCGTTTCAGGAATCCAGCAGACTTAGCAGTAGACGAAGAAGGATATCTTTACGTAGTCAGTTTCGATACAGCTAACGTGGTCAAATTCGATGCTAACGGCTTTGCTGTTGAAAATTTCAAAGGCTCTTTCGGTAGAAATTTAGAAGGACCAGTTGGGATCTCCATTCGAGGCAAATCCATCTTCGTTGCAGACTATGCAGGAGATAAAATTTATGAATTCGATACCAGAGGTTCTTATGTAAACCGTTTTGGCTCTACAGGAAAAGATCCCGGAAGTTTTCACGGACCCGCTGGTCTTTATTTTACGAAAGAAGGATTTCTCTATGTTTCCGATATGGGAAATAATCGGATCCAAAAACTTTCTAGAACGGGAGAACCTCTCCAAGAGATCGGCGTAGGGATCTTAAAACAACCAGCTGGGATCAAGGTCAATAATCGTGGGGAAATTTTCGTTGCGGATCGAGGAAATAAAAGACTCGTCGTCTTCGATCATGAGGGAAATTTTTTGAAAGAGATAAACAACCCTTCTTTCAAAAAACCTAGAAATCTTTCGATAAAAGACAATAGAGTAGTAGTTGCGGATGAGACTGCAGGACTTTTTATCTACGATTCTATTTCCAAAACTTGGTCAGCTTTCGAGAACTTTAAAGATTCTAAAAATACGGTCCGAAATTTCGACCAAGCATTCTCCGTGACTTTCGATTATACAGGCTCCATGTTTGTTGCTGATTTTAACAGACATAGGATCGAATCCTTTTCTCCCAAAGGACAACTTTCTTCCAACCTGGATCTGATCGTCGAAAGAACCATTAGTTCAGATTATCCTGATATCTCTTTAGTTTTACATGCAAAAGATAGACATGGCGTTCCTGTTAAAGCAATCCCTCGCGATTCTTTCCGCATCTATGAGATGGACAATCTTTCTCCTTTGATCGGTTTGACCGACATGAAAAAATATAATAATAGAGTAAGCGTATCCATCGTTGCTGAAAATTCTCAGATCGTATCCAATTCATATGCTACGATTGAGAAAGCAATTCGTCCGTTCTTATCCGAGATCAGGGCGGAAGACAAGATCCAACTTCTACGTTCCGGAAGAGACACTCAAACTGCCTACCCATTTGGGAAGAGTATGTATGATATCTTAAAAGCGTTACGCTCCTTTGCACCGGAAGAAGATTCTCAAATCGGCAAGTCTCTCCAAAAAGGAATCACTGATTTATTGGATAGCTTAGGTCCAAGAGCAATCATCGCAATCGTTTCCGGCAAGGATTCCAAAGCAGCGTTCACTCAATTCTCTCCGACAAAGATCATCCGCTTTGCGGTATCTCATGATATCCCAATCTACTTTTTATGCTTAGGAGAAAATGGAGAATCAGTTTCCGTATATAAGGAGATAGCAGAAAAAACGGGAGGAAAATTCTTAATGATCCCTTCCGGCGGAACGGAGAAGAATCTACGAAGCTGGATAGATTCCAAAAAAGATAGAAGGTATCTTCTATCCTTCAAAAGCAGGATCAATCCGGACGGAATGGACGTCTATGTCCCTGTGGTTGTAGAAGCCATTTTCAGAAATTCCAATGGAAAAGCGGAGACGGGATTTTTTACACCATGA
- a CDS encoding tetratricopeptide repeat protein, giving the protein MIFGSKISNKQLNLKFLFRNFAVLALLSSAFSIFSKQTIDWIKEGEGALASRNYSAAYDSFREAVNLNPLSVRSRLGLADAALKLHKEKEALQSLDKVLELEPKNKKAVREKAITLAKLGRYEEAFLILRPFLEEDRYDSDLFPIYIEVQLASGKTQKASFEFHSAYSRIPKSKEVKTLEAKVEAFDGNFTKAASLRNQLEAEVSDDPTIFLESGKFLLIWAEKSQGSKRDSKITEAAEKFERSVSLHPNEEEALKLLAKTRIYFGRYQEAEEYLNRLLSLFPSSTEYLYLRSYARLKKDPASKEAKTDLEKLISLDDLDPIARNRSELYALENLPEGNSLRRTLGEYRLQRYRANKNAFLYDLAWYHLIRAKELLPNRPEILVLTLEEYKRRGFFPSYFNLLLLLRDKFPDNKKYGYSVENNLEGFKTSLSYREGLVKIGEFGIQEDYGRTPPEVLVFDPDGEDFLAKHTDLPALAGKVLRHFLNSDPRIRNIDLDNIRKSESLESEPYSGAIHKTERNYSSVKNSRGENVRFVVSGKISFKDENLRIEWSLRDHKEEKILGKFRTYAKGRDALAEATLRARDKILALIPASGKVHRVKEDSLIVNAGIIDGLKKGTTVYFFNSATLLGEGTVTEADLYTAKVVPKNQDAVLRNIAVGNKAYWKKTENPSPN; this is encoded by the coding sequence ATGATATTCGGATCTAAAATCTCAAACAAACAGTTGAACTTAAAATTTCTTTTCAGGAATTTTGCGGTTCTTGCTCTTTTATCATCTGCCTTCTCTATTTTTTCAAAACAAACCATCGATTGGATCAAAGAAGGAGAAGGTGCGTTAGCATCCAGAAACTATTCCGCCGCTTACGATTCCTTTCGAGAAGCAGTGAATTTAAATCCACTTTCTGTTCGTTCTAGATTAGGACTTGCAGACGCGGCATTAAAACTTCATAAAGAAAAAGAAGCGTTACAATCTTTAGATAAGGTCCTCGAGTTAGAGCCTAAAAACAAAAAGGCCGTCCGCGAAAAAGCGATCACTCTCGCAAAATTAGGACGTTATGAAGAAGCATTTTTGATCCTAAGACCATTCTTGGAAGAAGATAGATACGATTCCGATCTATTTCCGATCTATATAGAAGTGCAACTTGCTTCCGGAAAAACTCAAAAAGCAAGTTTTGAATTTCATTCTGCTTATTCCAGAATCCCTAAAAGTAAAGAAGTAAAAACATTAGAAGCGAAGGTAGAAGCGTTCGACGGCAACTTCACAAAAGCCGCTTCTCTCAGAAACCAATTGGAGGCAGAAGTCTCCGACGATCCTACTATCTTCTTAGAGTCAGGAAAATTCCTATTGATTTGGGCGGAAAAGTCCCAAGGAAGCAAACGTGATTCTAAAATTACCGAAGCCGCCGAAAAATTCGAAAGATCAGTTTCCTTACATCCGAATGAAGAAGAAGCACTCAAACTTTTAGCAAAAACCAGGATCTATTTCGGAAGATACCAGGAAGCAGAAGAATATCTAAACCGCTTATTAAGTTTATTCCCGAGCTCCACGGAATATTTGTATTTACGTTCTTATGCAAGGTTGAAAAAAGATCCTGCTTCTAAAGAAGCTAAAACCGATCTTGAAAAATTGATTTCCTTGGACGATCTGGATCCGATCGCAAGAAACCGTTCGGAATTATATGCTTTAGAAAACCTACCAGAAGGAAATTCATTAAGAAGGACCTTGGGAGAATATAGACTCCAAAGATACAGAGCGAATAAAAACGCATTCTTATACGATTTGGCTTGGTATCATTTGATCCGAGCTAAGGAACTTCTCCCAAACCGTCCCGAAATTCTAGTATTAACATTAGAAGAATATAAAAGAAGAGGGTTTTTTCCAAGCTACTTTAACCTACTTCTACTTTTGAGAGATAAATTCCCGGACAATAAAAAATACGGATATTCTGTGGAGAATAACTTGGAAGGTTTTAAAACTTCCTTAAGTTATCGAGAAGGCCTCGTTAAGATCGGAGAATTCGGGATCCAGGAAGATTATGGTCGGACCCCTCCTGAAGTCCTAGTATTCGACCCAGATGGAGAAGATTTTTTAGCAAAACATACGGACCTTCCCGCCTTGGCAGGAAAAGTCTTAAGGCATTTCTTGAATTCGGATCCGAGAATCCGGAATATCGATTTGGATAATATTAGAAAATCGGAAAGTTTGGAATCGGAGCCTTATTCCGGGGCCATTCATAAAACGGAAAGAAACTATTCTTCTGTCAAGAATTCCAGAGGAGAAAATGTTCGTTTCGTTGTGAGTGGAAAAATTTCCTTCAAAGACGAGAATTTACGCATTGAGTGGAGCCTTAGAGATCATAAAGAAGAGAAAATTTTAGGGAAATTCAGGACCTATGCTAAAGGTAGAGATGCTCTTGCAGAAGCGACATTAAGAGCAAGAGACAAAATCCTGGCTTTAATTCCTGCCAGCGGAAAAGTTCATAGAGTGAAAGAAGATTCACTCATCGTAAATGCCGGGATCATAGATGGACTTAAAAAAGGAACTACTGTTTACTTCTTCAACTCGGCAACTTTACTTGGAGAAGGCACCGTAACGGAAGCGGATCTTTACACCGCAAAAGTGGTCCCCAAAAACCAGGATGCTGTCTTAAGAAATATTGCAGTAGGAAATAAAGCTTACTGGAAAAAGACAGAAAACCCTTCCCCCAACTAA
- a CDS encoding SRPBCC family protein: MIFIYRSEFDCKVSELFGFHAGPEGFFALVGSSKKAKVISPPLSLEPGSKAVVKVRIFPGISFHWEALHTELDPDKRFVDIQESGPFAKFKHEHIFIKTGENSSILEDRITCIPPWYANHFLFELLLEKIMKNEFHVRHKITARKIGCNYRTQFCGEAKGSPP, encoded by the coding sequence TTGATATTCATTTACCGTTCCGAATTTGATTGTAAGGTTTCCGAATTATTCGGATTTCATGCCGGTCCGGAAGGCTTCTTCGCTCTGGTAGGTTCCTCCAAAAAAGCGAAGGTCATTTCTCCTCCACTTTCCTTGGAGCCCGGCTCTAAAGCTGTCGTTAAAGTAAGAATCTTTCCTGGAATTTCTTTCCATTGGGAAGCCCTCCATACTGAATTAGATCCAGACAAACGTTTTGTCGATATCCAAGAATCCGGACCTTTTGCGAAATTCAAACATGAACATATCTTTATCAAAACCGGTGAAAATTCTTCAATCTTAGAAGATAGGATCACTTGTATCCCTCCTTGGTATGCGAATCATTTTTTGTTTGAACTCCTACTCGAGAAAATCATGAAGAATGAATTCCATGTTAGGCATAAAATTACTGCGAGGAAGATCGGCTGTAATTATAGGACCCAGTTCTGTGGAGAAGCAAAAGGGTCCCCACCCTGA